In Paenibacillus dendritiformis, the DNA window CTTCGTCCCCTGTCCGCGTATAGATTCTCATCTGTCTTCCTCCTTGTGTTGCGTGCTGACGCCGCACGGGCGCAGCATCTAGTCCGTATCCCGTTACGGCCGGACGGGAGGGCATCAGCCTCTGAACCTCATGGCCGATACCTCCCTCGGCATCCCTGCCTCCAGCCGGAACCATTGATGACTCCGGCGCGCAATCTCCCGATTAAGAGCCGCGTGCTCGATAATATAGCTCCGTTCCTTCGGATCCGTGAACGGCGTGTAAGCCGGCGGATCGTTCGTAATGAGGAACAGCTTCCCCTGAAAAGCGAGCAAAGCGTCCTCCAGCCGCTTGCGGGCGGCCGCAATCTCCTCTATATATATGGCGTCATATTCTGCATGTTCGACATCCGGACGCTTCTTCCACAGCTGCGCATGGACACCTTCAAGATAGGCGGTCGCGCTGTCCACGACCACGACCCTCCGTTCCGAGCGGAACGGATTGGACTCTTCGTTAATCCGATGCAGAAGTCCCGGCAGCTCTTCCCCCGCCGGCAGATGCTGCCACCGGCAGCGGGAAGCATCGGGCATGCCATCGGGAAGGCTTGTATGTAAGGTCGACAGGTACAGCCCTTCACGGCCGAATCCAGCCGCATAGGACAACGCGAACGATGTCTTCCCGCTGCCATGGCCCCCGGAAATCCCGATAATCACACTGACTCCCTCCATCCGTCCGCATCATCTGCCGGCCTTCATCTCGTCTCCTCCATCAGCTTCAAAATCTGTATGGACCGCTCTACATCCGGCGTGCGTACCGGAATCGCGACGAACAAGCCCTTCTCTGTGATCCCGAGCTTGTTGAGAAGCGGCAGCTTCTCAGCGGGAAGCGCATATAAATGCTTCTCCTGATGCTCGATATAGCCCTTTTGAGCTTTTTCCAGCACCATGCCGTCAAAATAGCCTTCTTCATATTTGTCCTTGTCGAAATAGTCATCCAACGGGATATGGCCGCCCTGCTTGCTCATCGACTTGACGTCTTCCTCGGGCACGACATGCACGCCGTTATCGCCCGCCGCATATTCGACAAATAATTTCTGCAAATTGTACATCGGCGACGCGAACACGTCTACTGTAAACCGGCCCTCCAATTTCTGACTCAATTCCGTCTTCAGCGCCTCGGTCAATTCGGATGGCACCGTTGTCGTCGACATCATGAATACGGATATGTCCGCTTTGGGCCCGCAGCCTCCCAGCACGAGCGCCAGTGCGAGCACCATCCCCATCCATCCCCATTTCCGCACGATGTGTTCCCCTTTCTCCAGCATGTCTGTCCGTCTACCCCCAACTATATCACAAACGGCATAAGCAAAAAAAGAAGACCCCTCAGGGTCTTCGGTATGTTAAGATCGCTTGCCGAGCGATTTCATGTACTCGTTAATCTTCAAGTCCAGCATGCTGCTGATTTCAATCATGCTCTCAGCCGTGAAAGACTGCTCTTCTTGAAACATCTGCTCCATTTGCTTGCGCAAAATCCTTATCTCCTGTTCCAGAGCAAGCATCTTGGACGAAACGTTTCTTGTTTTGCCCGACCATTTGGGATGAGATCCATCTTCTCTCAGTAAACTACGTGAATAAGTCGTCAAGGTGTAGTTCGAACAAAACAAGCCCTTTCCTCCTTTCGCAGCTGGATCCTCGAAGCCCCACCATCGCCCATCTGTGCCATTTGATGGGATTGTCACGCGAGACATGTTATATTATACCAGATGAAGGAAAAGAAAACTAGTTCATTTTAGTTCTATTTGAATTTTTTTCACATTTCATGCTTAATCTTGTCGAGGAAACGCCCCATTCGATCCAGCGCTTCATTCAATTGCGAGACCGAGGTCGCGTAGGAGCAGCGGATGAAGCCTTCGCCGCCCAAGCCGAATACGTCTCCCGGCACCGCCGCCACCTTCGCCTCGAACAGGAGCCGATGAGCGAATTCCTCGGAAGTAAGCCCTGTCGATTGAATCGAAGGGAAGGCATAAAAGGCGCCCTGCGGCTCATGGCAGTCAAGCCCGATGTCGCGCAGCCCCTTGACGATAAGGCGCCGCCGCTGGTTGTACGACTCGACCATGCGATCCTTCTCTTCATGCCCGTGCTTCAATGCCTCCAGCGCGGCGATCTGGCCCATAATCGGGGCGCACATGACCGTATACTGATGGATTTTGAGCATAGCCGAAATGAGCTCCTTATGGCCGCAGGCATAGCCCATCCGCCAGCCGGTCATCGCGAAGGCCTTCGAAAACCCGCTGACCAGAATCGTGCGATCCTTCATCCCCGGCACGGACGAGAAGCTGACATGCTTCTGATCGTAGGTCAGTTCGGCGTAGATCTCGTCGGAAATGACGATGAGATCGTTCTCCTCCACGATTTTCGCGATCGGAAGCCAGTCCTCATAGGTCATAATGCCGCCTGTCGGGTTGCTCGGATAACAGAGGATGAGCACTTTCGACTTCGGCGTAATTTTCGCCAGGAGCCCTTCGGCGGTCAGCTTGAAGTTGTCCTTCGCGAACGTCTCGATGCCGACCGGTACCCCGCCGCCGATCGAGACAATCGGCGAATACGAGATATAGCTTGGCTCAGGAATGAGAATCTCGTCGCCCGGAGACACGAGCGTCCGCAACGCCAGATCGATGGCTTCCGAACCGCCGACCGTTACAATGATTTCATCGGCAGGATCATACGCAACTTTGAATGATTCATCCAAATATTTCGCAATCTCCTCCCGCAGCTCCGGCATCCCCGCGTTGGACGTATATTTGGTGCGTCCCCGCTCCAAAGAATAAACACAGGCTTCGCGCACATGCCAAGGCGTGCAGAAATCCGGCTCTCCGACCCCAAGGGTGATAATATCCTTGCTGGATACCGCCATATCGAAGAACCGGCGAATGCCGGAAGGCGGAATATCCCGGACCAGCGGATTAATGTATTGATGCATGGAACGGTTCGTCCCCTGCTTCTCCTCTTCCTTAATCATGCTCTGTCACCTCTCACGGGGTTACGACGAGACGTTGATCGTCCTCGCGCTCTTCATAGATGATGCCGTCTTGCTTGTATTTTTTGAGGATGAAATGCGTCTTGGTCGACAGAACCGCTTCAATCGGCGACAGCTTATCCGAGACGAACGACGCGACCTCGCGCAAGCTTTTGCCTTGAACCTCGACCTGCAGATCATAAGAACCCGACATCAGGTAGACCGCCTTCACCTGCGGGAACAGATAGATCCGTTCGGCGATCCCTTCAAATCCGCGGCCGCGCTCCGGCGTAATCTGGACTTCAATCAGGGCCGTGACCATCTCGTCATCGACCTTGCTCCAGTTCACGACCGTCGAATATTTGACAATCACATGCTTTCGCTCCATTTCAGCAATCGCCGATTGAACCTCTTCCACCTGAACCCCCAGCATCGTGGCGATTAGGTCCGGGGAACGGCGGGCGTCCTCTTTCAACAATTTGAGTATTTCAATATCAAGCGAGCTTAAATCTGTCATTCCCATTGCCTCCCTCGACGTGCCTGCAAATCAGCCGGTATATTATTGATATTTCAATATGATACACCTTTTTGCCGATCCACACCAGCACAAACATATGTCAGGCGCGGTTGCCGGAACAAGCAACAGCCGCCTTTCCATAGAATCGGAAAAACGGCTGTCTGACGGCGCGTTAAGAGAGATAATCGGAGGAGCGGCTGGTGGACGACTGCGTCTGGTACGAGACTTGATGCTGCGGCTGCGGATGGTATGGAGCCTGCTGCGCTGGCTGCGGCTGCTGCTGATATCCGCCCTGTCCATAGTAGCTTGCGCCGTAGCCCTGCTGCGCTTGCAGCTTCTGCTGGACGAACTGGTTCGCCTTCTGCATCGTCTGCTCCTGGTCGCGCAGCCGCTTGTTGACTTCATCCCGCAGGGCCGGGGAGGCGACGGAATACATATTTTGCTGCTGCATCAGGTTGAACAGCTGGCCTTGCATCTGCAGCGTGCTGTTCGTCAGATCGGTGAACATCTGGCGAACGGAAGGACAAGCCGCCTCCGTTACGCCTGTCGCATATTCTCTTGACGTCCGCTTCAAGTCATTCAGAATCGTATGTAACAAATCTTTCTCGGGCAAAAACCCGCTCATCGAAGTGCCATTCATGGTCATAACCTCCTGTCGGTCGTCGTTATTGGGACTGGGACTGCTGTTGGGCGTGGGACGGAGCGATCTGGGCATGCTGCTGCAGCGATTGCACCAGCAAGTTCAAATGCTGCTGATGCGCCGACGCCATCTGGCTCAGCGTCTGCTGGATGGCGGGATTATTCGTGCTCGCCGCCGTGGCCGCGCATTGCTTGATCAGCAATTCTTCATTGGAAATGGAATCTACGATATATTCCAGTTCTTTCGCTGATAGCGGCTTCATCGAAAGATGGCTTTGTTGTCCGTATGGCATAGTTATGTTCCTGCTCCTTTCAACCGGGAAAGTGTTGGTAATCATGTGTAGTATGAGTCGCCGCCAAGGAAAATATGTAAAGGAATTTTGCAGATCATGGCCTGACGGGAGGGGCGCTGGAGAAGCGGAAGGAGCCGGAGAGGGCCCCTTCCCGCAGCCGAGAGGGAACGGAAGGAAGGAACGGGCACGCTACGGCTTCGCTCCCTGCTTGACAAGCCGCTGCATGAACAAAGCGCTGAGAATGGGCACGCTCCCGGTCACCGCCAGGAAGCTCACGATAGCCGGCTGCCCTGAGCGCCAGCTGACGAGCGCAATAAAAGCCGCGATGCCCAGCAGCCTTCCGGCCAACAGACCGAATTCGCGGACGACGGTCAACTCCACCCGCTGCTTGACCGACTCTTCGTCCCGGCCCATGATGTCGAAAGTGGAGGAGGTCATCGGCACGATAAACAACGGGGAGAATAGAGAAGTGATAACGCCGAAGAGGATAAGCATGGCATAGTTCACTTGGATAAACAAAGGGACAATGGCCGCCGCCATCGCCACGCTCCCCGCGATCATGCCCGGGGCCCGATAGGAAGCGCGGTACAGCCGACCGGCAAGATAGAAGCTGACCAGCGCGACAGCCGAAGTGATGAGCGTGTAGTTCCCCAGCTTCAGCTCGTTGGTGGTCGTGATATAGACGACGAGCCCGACCAGGAAGTAGAATACGCCTTCGCGAACCCCTTGGGCGGCCAGCGCCGGCAGCGCGGCGCGCCACGGGCTGCGCTTCGGCTTCCAAGCCGTAAACGGCAGCGACCAGCGGTATGCTCCTTCCGGCGGCCGCTTGTGCAGCCAAAAGCTGAATATGCCTGCGGTGACAAACACGATTAGCGACGCCGTGAAAATTACCGTGTACCCCCGCTCCCCTCCGAGCCCGGAGATGAGCAGTCCGGATACCCATGGGGCAATCATGGCGCAGCAGGAACCGATAAAGCCCGTCCAGCCATTGTACAAATCGCGGTTGTTCGCCTCCGTAATCTCAAAATAAATGACATTGTAAGCCAGCCAGAAGCCTCCGTTGGCGGCGCCGAGCACCAAGCCGAGCGGAAGCATATACTGAGCCGCAGCCTTATCGAGCCAGAGAACCGAGGCGTAAAACAAGGCGGACAAGCCGATGCCCAGCCGAAGGCAATTCATTTTATTGCCTTCCTTCACCCATTTTCCGGCAACATAGAACATGATCGTCATAGCCGCCTGCTGGGTAAAAGTAAACCAGCCGATAAAGGCGAAATCCGATTTCATTTTCCATAAAAAAACATTGACGAACGTCCCGGACAGGGCGTTCGCCAACGAAAATAGACCGAATACGACCAAGAGCAGCAAAGACTGGCCGTCAAGACGCGCTTTCACGAAGGTGAACCCTCCCCGCTTTCAGAGCTGGTAGCCATGTGGTTACAGCTTTTAACTTGCCCCAAAGCAGGCGTCTTATTTATTTAACTTTCGCATTTCTCACATTTTCCATCATCGCTTCGCGATAAGGCGCAGCCAATAATTTGGACACCTGGAAGCAGGATGTGCATACATAGACATTCACGTCGAATGGCGGCTCAAGCAATGGCGCAGCCAGCACTTCCGGCTTGGCTGGCTTGAAGCCCGTTCCCGACACCGTCTCCTTACCGGCCAGCAGCATATATTCGCGGCAGTGCGGGCATTCCGGAACTTCCTCCTGGCTGTGGAGAATCTGGTCGACGCCTTCCTGATAACGAAGCGTAGCCGCGTCGCTGTACAGCACGCCGCCATCGTCCCAACCGAAGTTGGACCAGCCCTTCTCTTCCGGCTCCTCCTCTTCCTCCCGCTCTCCGGCGGAGGACCCTTCGTCTTCTTCCTTTTCCAGCTCGATATTAAGCGTGCGGTAATTGTTCAGCTCATTATGGCAATGCGGACATTCGTCCTCCGGGCCCAATTCCTCGTCCCAGACAATCTCCGTATCGCACCAGGGACATATTGTTTTGCCGGTCTCGCTCATCGGCATACACTCCTTTTCACCCTATATTTCTCCAATAAATAATCCCGATAATAAAAAAGATCGCGGCCAGCGCAAACAGCGCGCCCCATAAATACTTCATTCCGTATCCCTCCCAGACGTCATGGAGATCAACCCGCGGCGTGAGGCGGCATCACTTGATGCTCGCCCCGATGATATAGGACAGCGAAATGGAAATAATCATCGCCAACAGTCCGACGGCCCGGTTATCCTTTTCGATCTCTTCATCCAGCCGGAAATAAGGCATCAAGAAGCCGAATAAAAAGTAGGCGGCGAGCAACAGCACGTATCCGAGCGCAGCCCACAGCAGGGACGCGTACAAGGAATCCCTGGCCACGATTCCGAAGCGGAAAATATTGCATATCCCGAATATTTTACCGGACGTGG includes these proteins:
- a CDS encoding bifunctional adenosylcobinamide kinase/adenosylcobinamide-phosphate guanylyltransferase — its product is MIIGISGGHGSGKTSFALSYAAGFGREGLYLSTLHTSLPDGMPDASRCRWQHLPAGEELPGLLHRINEESNPFRSERRVVVVDSATAYLEGVHAQLWKKRPDVEHAEYDAIYIEEIAAARKRLEDALLAFQGKLFLITNDPPAYTPFTDPKERSYIIEHAALNREIARRSHQWFRLEAGMPREVSAMRFRG
- a CDS encoding aspartyl-phosphate phosphatase Spo0E family protein, encoding MRKQMEQMFQEEQSFTAESMIEISSMLDLKINEYMKSLGKRS
- a CDS encoding aminotransferase class I/II-fold pyridoxal phosphate-dependent enzyme → MIKEEEKQGTNRSMHQYINPLVRDIPPSGIRRFFDMAVSSKDIITLGVGEPDFCTPWHVREACVYSLERGRTKYTSNAGMPELREEIAKYLDESFKVAYDPADEIIVTVGGSEAIDLALRTLVSPGDEILIPEPSYISYSPIVSIGGGVPVGIETFAKDNFKLTAEGLLAKITPKSKVLILCYPSNPTGGIMTYEDWLPIAKIVEENDLIVISDEIYAELTYDQKHVSFSSVPGMKDRTILVSGFSKAFAMTGWRMGYACGHKELISAMLKIHQYTVMCAPIMGQIAALEALKHGHEEKDRMVESYNQRRRLIVKGLRDIGLDCHEPQGAFYAFPSIQSTGLTSEEFAHRLLFEAKVAAVPGDVFGLGGEGFIRCSYATSVSQLNEALDRMGRFLDKIKHEM
- a CDS encoding Lrp/AsnC family transcriptional regulator, with the translated sequence MTDLSSLDIEILKLLKEDARRSPDLIATMLGVQVEEVQSAIAEMERKHVIVKYSTVVNWSKVDDEMVTALIEVQITPERGRGFEGIAERIYLFPQVKAVYLMSGSYDLQVEVQGKSLREVASFVSDKLSPIEAVLSTKTHFILKKYKQDGIIYEEREDDQRLVVTP
- a CDS encoding spore coat protein; protein product: MNGTSMSGFLPEKDLLHTILNDLKRTSREYATGVTEAACPSVRQMFTDLTNSTLQMQGQLFNLMQQQNMYSVASPALRDEVNKRLRDQEQTMQKANQFVQQKLQAQQGYGASYYGQGGYQQQPQPAQQAPYHPQPQHQVSYQTQSSTSRSSDYLS
- a CDS encoding MFS transporter → MKARLDGQSLLLLVVFGLFSLANALSGTFVNVFLWKMKSDFAFIGWFTFTQQAAMTIMFYVAGKWVKEGNKMNCLRLGIGLSALFYASVLWLDKAAAQYMLPLGLVLGAANGGFWLAYNVIYFEITEANNRDLYNGWTGFIGSCCAMIAPWVSGLLISGLGGERGYTVIFTASLIVFVTAGIFSFWLHKRPPEGAYRWSLPFTAWKPKRSPWRAALPALAAQGVREGVFYFLVGLVVYITTTNELKLGNYTLITSAVALVSFYLAGRLYRASYRAPGMIAGSVAMAAAIVPLFIQVNYAMLILFGVITSLFSPLFIVPMTSSTFDIMGRDEESVKQRVELTVVREFGLLAGRLLGIAAFIALVSWRSGQPAIVSFLAVTGSVPILSALFMQRLVKQGAKP
- a CDS encoding DUF350 domain-containing protein, coding for MEVMIEQWLSNPYVSMIAYFSVVVLALVLLLSIFELVTGYKCWEEIRKGNLSVAMATSGKIFGICNIFRFGIVARDSLYASLLWAALGYVLLLAAYFLFGFLMPYFRLDEEIEKDNRAVGLLAMIISISLSYIIGASIK